GTCGCGTCGGTCATTGCGCGCGCGGCGTCGGGATCGTCCGCCGGCGCCATCCAGACGTTCATCACCCCGTCTTTCGGCGCCAGCCAGCTCAGCCACTTGCCGTCCGGGCTGAGCCTGCCGGAACTGCGGGTGGGATTGCCGAACAGATCCTCGCGCGGGATCAGCGGTGCGGCTTCGGCCGGATTGGTCATTCCCGAGATACTCTCCGTTTCCTGGGCCGCGACAGTGGCGGGCGATGTCATTGCCAGCGCGGCGAGTGCGGTGCCTGCAAGCAGGCTGCGCGAAAGCGAACGAATTTTCATGGTTTTCCCTCCTGTTCGTAACGCGTCAGCCTACAGCAAATGCGGACAGGCTTTCATCGGTAAACCGACGAACCGTTCACAGGGCCGGATTGTTGTAGCAGTGCCAGGTCAGGATCGCGACCGCGCCGCGATGCGGCCGCCAGTCTTCGGCGAGCGCGCGCGTTTCCTTTTCCGAAGGGCGCTCTGCCAGATCGAGGATCCGGCCGATGCCCGCCTGGACGGCGAGATCGCCCGCCGGCCAGATGTCGGCGCGCCCTTCCGCGAACAGCAGGTAGATTTCGGCCGACCAGCGACCGATGCCCTTGATCTGCGTGAGTTCGGCAATCGCTTCCTCGTCCCCGGCCGGCAGGCTGTCGAGGTCGAGCGCGCCGCTCACCACCCGTTCGCACAGCGAGCGGGCATATCCTTGCTTCTGGCGCGAAAGGCCGCAGGCGCGCAGTGTGTCGAAATCGCGTGCCAGCAAGGCATCGGGGGGCATGTCTTCGCCCAGTTCCGCTTCCAGCTTGTTCCACATCGACGCGGCGGCCGCGACCGAAACCTGCTGCCCGACGATGGTACGCAGCAAGGTGCGGTACCCCCGTTCGCGAATGCGCGGTTCGGGATAGCCGACGCGTTCCAGCGCCGCGCCAAGCCGCGCTTCGCGCGATGCAACAAAATCGATCCCTTCTCGCAACTGATCGGCCGTCAGTCCCATTGCGTTCGCTTGCCTTCCCCGGTTCGATTGCCTAGCAGGCCCGCGCATCCGGCCTGCAACGGCCGCACGCCATAAGGGAAACATGCGCAATGCCCAAGCTGATCGTCGTCAATCGCAGTGGGGAAGAATCGTCGATCGACGTCGATGACGGCCTGACCGTGATGGAAGCGATCCGCGACAACGGCTTCGACGAGCTGCTCGCGCTCTGCGGCGGGTGCTGTTCCTGCGCGACATGCCATGTCCATGTCGATCCGGCCTTTCGCGACAAGCTGCCCGAAATGAGCGAGGACGAGGACGATCTGCTCGAATCGAGCGACCATCGCGACGAGAACTCGCGCCTGGGGTGCCAGATACCCTTCACCGCCGATCTCGACGGGTTGAAAGTCTCGATCGCGCAGGAGGACTGACGCCCCCGCGCCGCACGACCTGCACGGTATGACGCTGCCCGGCCGGCGCGCGGGCCGGGCCGGGGATTAGGCGCAGTATCCGCATCCAAACCGCAAATGCGTTGCGCGCGCCGACAAGCGATCCTAGCTCGTTCATCATGACCTTACCCGCACCCCGGACCGACACCCTCGATCTTATCGGCAATACCCCGCTCGTTTTCCTGAAAGGGCCGAGCGAGGCCGCCGGCTGCGAGATCTGGGGCAAGTGCGAATTCGCCAATCCCGGCGCCAGCGTGAAGGATCGCGCGGCCTTGGGCATCGTGCGCGATGCCGAGGCGCGCGGCGAGCTGAAACCGGGCGGCTGCGTGGTCGAGGGGACGGCGGGAAATACCGGGATCGGCATCGCGCTGGTGGCCAATGCCCTGGGCTATCGCACGATCATCGTCATGCCCGACAACCAGAGCCGGGAGAAAATGAGCACTCTGCGCGCCCTGGGCGCCGAACTGGTGCTGGTTCCCCCGACCAAGTATTCGGACTGCAACCACTTCGTCCACACCAGCCGCCGCCTGGCGGAAGAAACCGAAGGCGCGGTCTGGGCCAACCAGTTCGACAATACCGCGAACCGCAAGGCGCATCTGGAAACCACCGCGCCCGAATTGTGGGAACAGATGGGCGGCAGGATCGACGGCTTCACTTGTGCGGCGGGCACCGGCGGAACCATCGCCGGCGTGGGCATGGGCTTGAAGGAGCGCGACGAGAACGTGACCATCGCGCTGACCGATCCGCACGGCGCGGCGCTCTACAACTTCTACGCTCACGGCGAACTCAAGGCGGAAGGCAGCTCCGTCGCCGAAGGGATCGGGCAGGGCCGGATCACCGCTAACCTGGAAGGCGCGCCGATCGACACCCAGTTCCGCATCTCGGACGAGGAAGGGCTGGAATGGGTCGCGCGGCTGCTGCGCGAAGAGGGGCTGTGCCTCGGCCTTTCCTCCGGCATCAACGTCGCCGGCGCGATCGCACTGGGCCGACAACTGGGCAAGGGATCGCGCGTGGCGACGATCCTGTGCGACACCGGCTTCCGCTATCTCTCCACGCTCTACGACCGCGAATGGCTGGAAGCGAAGGGGCTTCCGGTATTCGACTGGCTGCAACGCGATTGACTGCCCGGCAACTTGCTCTAGCCTCGTGATATGCGCGGTATCGGCACGATCATCGGCGAAAGGCGCTCCGGCACGGCGCAGCAGCGGCTCGAAGCCATGGCGCGCGGCCGTTCGGTCTCGCTTCATCGCCTGCAGGTGGGGGCCTCGGGACTGGTCGGCATCGTCCTGATGCTGGCGCTTGCCGACGTCATCACCGATCGGGCCAACCGGACCGAGGCGGGCAGCGTGCCCGAAGCGGCGGCCACGGTTTCCCCGGGCCCGACCGTGCACAGCCAGCAGAACGACCCCCTGGCGGAAGCCGGCGTGGTCCCCGGTCCCAAGGCCACCCCCGCGCCCGCGCCGGCCGCATCGCCGACCCTGCCGCC
The sequence above is a segment of the Pelagerythrobacter marensis genome. Coding sequences within it:
- a CDS encoding DNA-3-methyladenine glycosylase 2 family protein — translated: MGLTADQLREGIDFVASREARLGAALERVGYPEPRIRERGYRTLLRTIVGQQVSVAAAASMWNKLEAELGEDMPPDALLARDFDTLRACGLSRQKQGYARSLCERVVSGALDLDSLPAGDEEAIAELTQIKGIGRWSAEIYLLFAEGRADIWPAGDLAVQAGIGRILDLAERPSEKETRALAEDWRPHRGAVAILTWHCYNNPAL
- a CDS encoding cysteine synthase A: MTLPAPRTDTLDLIGNTPLVFLKGPSEAAGCEIWGKCEFANPGASVKDRAALGIVRDAEARGELKPGGCVVEGTAGNTGIGIALVANALGYRTIIVMPDNQSREKMSTLRALGAELVLVPPTKYSDCNHFVHTSRRLAEETEGAVWANQFDNTANRKAHLETTAPELWEQMGGRIDGFTCAAGTGGTIAGVGMGLKERDENVTIALTDPHGAALYNFYAHGELKAEGSSVAEGIGQGRITANLEGAPIDTQFRISDEEGLEWVARLLREEGLCLGLSSGINVAGAIALGRQLGKGSRVATILCDTGFRYLSTLYDREWLEAKGLPVFDWLQRD
- a CDS encoding 2Fe-2S iron-sulfur cluster-binding protein, translating into MPKLIVVNRSGEESSIDVDDGLTVMEAIRDNGFDELLALCGGCCSCATCHVHVDPAFRDKLPEMSEDEDDLLESSDHRDENSRLGCQIPFTADLDGLKVSIAQED